One Spinacia oleracea cultivar Varoflay chromosome 4, BTI_SOV_V1, whole genome shotgun sequence DNA segment encodes these proteins:
- the LOC110801900 gene encoding uncharacterized protein encodes MADTSKFHSSLIVTNIKTLIHIMLDMENGKYHSWATLFKVQDKIHSVIDHVTPPTEPDALKTYLATKEADLTLWNRLDNVVLQWIYAFISSDILDTILVQDDVAKNAWKRVEILFHNNKNTRAVFLETQFTTTVMADFPSLQAYPNRLQSLATQLANVGSYVSEHCLVLRLLAGLPEGYRHFVTNMQQKKKLPGFFEMCSRLNLEDTTNKEWGRETMEENPHLCRRRAPATLLSAV; translated from the coding sequence ATGGCTGACACCTCAAAATTCCACTCATCCCTCATCGTCACCAACATCAAAACCCTCATTCACATCATGTTGGATATGGAGAACGGGAAATATCACTCTTGGGCGACCCTATTCAAGGTTCAGGACAAAATTCATTCGGTCATTGATCACGTTACCCCTCCCACAGAACCTGACGCACTAAAAACCTATCTAGCTACAAAAGAGGCTGATTTAACTCTATGGAATCGGCTTGACAACGTTGTGCTCCAATGGATTTATGCGTTTATCTCCTCTGATATATTGGACACCATTCTTGTGCAAGACGATGTAGCCAAAAATGCATGGAAACGAGTAGAAATTCTCTTCCATAACAACAAAAACACAAGGGCCGTGTTTTTGGAGACACAATTCACCACCACTGTGATGGCAGATTTTCCGTCCCTTCAGGCCTACCCAAACCGCCTACAATCCTTAGCCACACAGCTTGCAAACGTGGGTTCCTATGTCTCCGAGCATTGTCTGGTCCTTCGCCTTCTTGCCGGCCTTCCCGAGGGATACCGTCACTTTGTTACGAATATGCAGCAAAAGAAAAAGTTACCGGGGTTCTTTGAAATGTGCTCCAGGTTGAACCTCGAAGACACCACTAACAAAGAGTGGGGGCGCGAGACAATGGAGGAAAACCCTCATCTTTGTCGACGAAGAGCCCCAGCCACCCTCCTCTCAGCCGTATAA